In the genome of Enterococcus sp. DIV2402, the window CATTTTTCTCGCTCCTTAGATATTTTATTTATTTTTATCGATAAAAGTTAACAGTGTATATAAAACAAACGAACTAATTAATCCTGAAAAGAATGCAAAATCATTAATCATTTTTAATAAACTAACATTAGGGAAAAAGGCTCCTACCATCGAAAGAGTAAAACTAATTGCTAAGACAATTACGGCACGGCGATTGTATTTCATACTTAGTGGACTGTTTTCAGCTGCATAAATCTCTTGCAAATTCAACTGCCCTTTTTTATTGATAAAGAAATCTGACAACATAATACCTGCAATCGGTCCAAACATTGACCCAATGAAACTATAAAATAAGAATAAGTTATTAATAATTTTCCAAGGAAGGATTAAAACACCAATGATACCAGTTACAATCCCACCTGTTTTGACATTGAATAAGTTAGGTGCTAAAGAGGTTAATTGTAAACCTGCTGGGAACAAATTACCAAATACGACAAAAGCAGTTGCCCCTAAATTCAACGCCATAATTAAGACAATTACCGCAAGTGAGCTGTCCATTTGATCAATAGCCATGACGATATCAAAATTTTGCATTTCCGGAAAAGCAATTGCTGTACCTGCAAATAAACTTACACAAGTGATGGCAAATAAAATGTAAGAAAAAATAAAGCCTAAGGGTAAACCAATAATCATTGACTTTAAATCTTTTGCTCGTTGTGTAAAGTCTCCAATATTAACAATCGGACCCGCCCAGTTAGAGACTAATGCACTCACACAAGCGATAAATAAAGCAGTGTTGAATTGCGCATTTGCAGGTGCATAATTCATGACGTTCTCCATACCACCCGCAATATTAATCGCCCATACAGCAGCACCAATAATAAATAGATACACTATCGGAGACGCATATGTGCCTAATTTATCAATAACTTTTGTTCCACCCATAAATAAACCAACTGTTATCACCCATACAAGGACAAAACTAATCGCAGTATAAATGGGTAACCCTAGGAATGTAGCTTCTCCACCAATGGATGTATAACCTGGAAAAATCCGATTAAATATGACATCCATCGCCCGAGCAGTAACAAAGCTTTGCGTTCCAAAAAAGACAACACCAGCAATTAATCCTCTTGCTAAAGCTGGAATAATGGACCCCTTCACTCCAAAGACGGACCGTAAAACCATGGTAAACGGAATCCCATATTTCGCCGAAGCAATCCCGTTAATGACATAAAAGAACGAAACAATCACTGC includes:
- a CDS encoding cytosine permease — its product is MAENITMNNQDPFIEESVDFTTVAEELRPKNQEERDWGIMQFTTLWMGSVHNILSYMTVAGFFMLGLNSKQVLAAVMTSAVIVSFFYVINGIASAKYGIPFTMVLRSVFGVKGSIIPALARGLIAGVVFFGTQSFVTARAMDVIFNRIFPGYTSIGGEATFLGLPIYTAISFVLVWVITVGLFMGGTKVIDKLGTYASPIVYLFIIGAAVWAINIAGGMENVMNYAPANAQFNTALFIACVSALVSNWAGPIVNIGDFTQRAKDLKSMIIGLPLGFIFSYILFAITCVSLFAGTAIAFPEMQNFDIVMAIDQMDSSLAVIVLIMALNLGATAFVVFGNLFPAGLQLTSLAPNLFNVKTGGIVTGIIGVLILPWKIINNLFLFYSFIGSMFGPIAGIMLSDFFINKKGQLNLQEIYAAENSPLSMKYNRRAVIVLAISFTLSMVGAFFPNVSLLKMINDFAFFSGLISSFVLYTLLTFIDKNK